From the Acidicapsa ligni genome, one window contains:
- a CDS encoding DUF7544 domain-containing protein has product MSAYTAIDAISPAIQRTRDFMFRPFKLGRFLKLALVATLTEGAFASVSSPGFPGSPGGKIPEFPAPHLSLPSMFMVLCVVAAVLLVVVPILIFVSYLLLRLRFAFFDCVLFEQDQIGPAWGRYHEQALRYLWLSLGIAVGFWVVMVLGAGAALWKYRALLQSLFHGGTKQWADFLPLFGIALLLFFFVALFGLVVDSTLNYFVLPHMALEDATAWQAIHDVWSEMKAEPLQFALFLIMRLILPLVAGVIGAIAVFIPILLVAGILVVIGFALHAVSQAVMIGYIIVAGAAFLALLVCAMIGVGGTIGTFMRNYALLFYGGRYPELARVLWPLPSLPSAPMMPGAGYPTGSF; this is encoded by the coding sequence ATGAGTGCTTACACTGCAATCGACGCGATTAGTCCTGCTATTCAGAGGACCAGGGACTTTATGTTCCGGCCTTTCAAGCTGGGTCGGTTTTTGAAGTTAGCGCTGGTGGCTACGCTGACGGAGGGCGCGTTTGCGAGCGTCAGTTCTCCGGGCTTTCCTGGTTCGCCTGGAGGCAAGATACCGGAGTTTCCTGCGCCACATTTGTCTTTGCCCTCAATGTTCATGGTGCTTTGCGTGGTGGCGGCTGTGCTGCTGGTCGTCGTTCCTATCTTGATTTTTGTGAGTTATCTGCTGTTGCGGCTGCGCTTTGCGTTCTTTGATTGCGTGCTGTTTGAGCAGGACCAGATTGGACCGGCGTGGGGGCGATATCATGAGCAGGCTTTGCGCTATCTTTGGCTGTCGCTGGGCATTGCGGTGGGGTTCTGGGTTGTGATGGTGTTGGGTGCCGGGGCTGCGTTGTGGAAGTATCGGGCGCTGTTGCAATCGCTGTTTCATGGTGGGACGAAGCAGTGGGCGGATTTTCTGCCGCTCTTCGGGATAGCTTTGCTGCTCTTCTTTTTCGTGGCCTTGTTTGGGTTGGTTGTGGACTCGACACTCAACTATTTTGTTTTGCCGCATATGGCGCTGGAGGATGCTACGGCGTGGCAGGCAATTCATGATGTGTGGTCGGAAATGAAGGCAGAGCCGTTGCAGTTTGCGCTCTTTTTGATCATGCGACTTATATTGCCGCTGGTTGCCGGGGTCATCGGCGCAATTGCGGTGTTCATCCCCATACTGCTTGTCGCGGGGATTCTTGTGGTGATCGGCTTTGCGCTGCATGCGGTTTCGCAGGCGGTGATGATCGGGTACATTATCGTTGCGGGGGCGGCTTTTCTTGCGCTGCTTGTATGCGCAATGATTGGCGTAGGCGGGACGATTGGGACGTTTATGCGGAACTATGCGTTGCTGTTTTATGGTGGCCGCTATCCTGAATTGGCGCGGGTTTTGTGGCCTTTGCCTTCGTTGCCTTCTGCGCCGATGATGCCAGGCGCAGGGTACCCGACTGGGTCTTTTTAG
- a CDS encoding methyltransferase family protein, producing MASFKRSVLVSVLFTLFGGPGIILVYLPWVITRFRVPALLTEWQRVVAAALIVAGLLPLLDSIVRFVRVGRGTLMPNVPTERLVVTGLYRYVRNPMYVGDLMVLAGEALLFQSLWMVGYAVFVWAVLEVFIRRYEEPTLRRRHGAEYVDYCGRVRRWWPRMSADSI from the coding sequence ATGGCCAGTTTCAAACGCAGTGTGCTGGTCTCTGTTCTGTTTACTTTGTTTGGTGGGCCGGGAATCATCCTGGTGTATCTGCCGTGGGTGATTACTCGCTTTCGTGTGCCTGCTTTACTTACGGAATGGCAGCGGGTTGTTGCGGCTGCGCTTATTGTCGCGGGATTACTTCCGCTGCTGGACTCCATTGTGCGGTTTGTGCGGGTGGGACGTGGAACGCTGATGCCTAATGTTCCCACGGAGCGCCTTGTCGTTACGGGGCTCTATCGCTATGTGCGGAACCCTATGTATGTTGGGGATCTGATGGTGCTGGCGGGTGAGGCTTTATTGTTTCAGAGCTTGTGGATGGTGGGGTATGCGGTGTTTGTGTGGGCAGTGCTGGAGGTGTTTATCCGGCGGTACGAGGAGCCTACTTTGCGGCGGCGGCATGGGGCGGAATATGTCGATTATTGTGGGCGGGTGCGGCGTTGGTGGCCGCGGATGAGTGCCGATTCTATTTAG
- the der gene encoding ribosome biogenesis GTPase Der, with amino-acid sequence MSKYHKSVVPSTPASSHLPLVAIVGRPNVGKSTLFNRLTHSRRSIVGDEPGITRDRIYGDVEWDGRIIRLVDTGGIVPDDAEYIPSEIYRQAKTALEEADLLIMVVDARTELASPDINLARMLIRGGKPVFLVANKVENPTVAASAENFRQLGLPELFLISSEHGLGIGDLLDAMFDLLPAPAAQGLVTKDDPYAEPLNADEADIEDEVVFDEDQEDELAEDMGPESEESDNPVDFKALQDEKPDLSDFGPEQDVDDETGHDGEKHASLHRTHGEFEQHETSVAIIGRPNVGKSTLLNALTGSDRAIVSPIAGTTRDAVDEVIEVNGERLRLIDTAGIRRKGKTHLMAEKLSVVMARRHLESCDVALLMIDATEGVTASDAHIGGYAHESGRSVIILINKWDLVTTHRTDGKAPADKLAYEEQVRHALKYLDYAPILFLSASQGTNLDKVLKEIKRIAALRRKRVTTGQMNRFLDKVDFQRAPVPMNKRIRIFYMTQAAVAPPTFVLFTDRNIKLHFAFERFLENQIRAAFGFEGTPIWFKIRARKPKKK; translated from the coding sequence GTGTCCAAGTACCACAAATCCGTCGTACCCTCCACGCCCGCCAGCTCGCATCTGCCGCTCGTGGCCATCGTCGGCCGCCCCAATGTGGGCAAATCCACGCTCTTCAATCGCCTCACCCACTCACGCCGCTCCATCGTCGGCGACGAGCCCGGCATCACCCGCGACCGCATCTACGGCGACGTCGAGTGGGATGGCCGCATCATCCGCCTGGTAGACACCGGCGGCATCGTGCCCGATGACGCCGAGTACATCCCCAGCGAAATCTATCGCCAGGCCAAAACCGCACTCGAAGAAGCCGATCTGCTCATCATGGTCGTCGACGCGCGCACCGAGCTGGCCTCGCCCGACATCAACCTCGCGCGTATGCTCATCCGTGGCGGCAAACCCGTCTTCCTCGTCGCCAACAAAGTCGAGAACCCCACCGTAGCCGCATCCGCAGAGAACTTCCGCCAGCTCGGACTGCCCGAGCTCTTCCTCATCAGCTCCGAACACGGCCTCGGTATCGGCGATCTTCTCGACGCGATGTTCGATCTGCTCCCCGCACCAGCCGCGCAGGGCCTCGTCACCAAGGACGATCCATACGCCGAGCCGCTGAATGCCGATGAAGCCGACATCGAAGACGAAGTAGTCTTCGACGAAGATCAGGAAGACGAACTAGCCGAAGACATGGGTCCAGAATCCGAGGAATCGGATAATCCCGTCGACTTCAAAGCCCTGCAGGATGAGAAGCCCGACCTCTCCGATTTCGGCCCCGAACAGGACGTAGACGACGAAACCGGCCACGACGGCGAAAAGCATGCCTCACTCCATCGCACCCACGGCGAGTTCGAACAGCACGAAACCTCCGTCGCCATCATCGGACGCCCCAACGTCGGCAAATCCACCCTGTTGAATGCTCTCACCGGCAGCGACCGCGCCATCGTTTCGCCCATCGCCGGAACCACCCGCGATGCCGTCGATGAAGTCATTGAAGTCAACGGCGAACGCCTGCGCCTCATCGACACCGCCGGAATCCGCCGCAAGGGCAAAACCCATCTGATGGCCGAGAAGCTCTCCGTCGTCATGGCCCGCCGCCATCTCGAATCCTGCGACGTAGCCCTGCTCATGATCGACGCGACCGAAGGCGTCACCGCCAGCGACGCGCACATTGGCGGATACGCCCACGAAAGCGGCCGCTCCGTCATCATCCTCATCAACAAGTGGGATCTCGTCACCACCCACCGCACCGACGGCAAAGCCCCCGCCGACAAGCTCGCCTACGAAGAGCAGGTACGTCACGCCCTCAAGTATCTCGACTACGCGCCGATACTTTTCCTGTCCGCATCCCAGGGCACCAACCTCGACAAAGTCCTCAAGGAAATCAAGCGTATTGCCGCCCTGCGCCGCAAGCGCGTCACCACCGGCCAGATGAACCGCTTCCTCGATAAGGTCGACTTCCAGCGCGCCCCGGTTCCGATGAACAAGCGCATCCGCATCTTCTACATGACCCAGGCCGCGGTAGCCCCACCGACCTTCGTCCTCTTCACCGACCGCAACATCAAACTTCACTTCGCCTTCGAACGCTTCTTAGAAAACCAGATCCGCGCCGCCTTCGGCTTTGAAGGCACCCCAATCTGGTTCAAAATCCGCGCCAGAAAACCCAAGAAAAAATAG
- a CDS encoding dihydrolipoyl dehydrogenase family protein, whose product MDRIEESGSAVSSRAIEGKPSTPEEYDIVVLGSGEGSKYLAWTEAKQGKRVAVIEGRYIGGSCPNIACLPSKNIIHSAKVASYFQRSEEFGISKENVRIDMSVVRDRKRRMVDGLVQMHLDNFKASGAELVIGWGRFIAPRTIEVALGDGGTRVLRGSKVVIGTGTHATVEPIPGLREAGPLTHIEALELDYLPKHLLVLGGGYVGLELAQAMRRFGSRVTIIDRNERLVHREDEDVIAGLHSLFESEEIELVLGAKVQRVEGKSGVSVKLHVLRDGVETILEGTDLLVATGRTPNTANIGLELAGVALTERGYIQVSERLETTAQDTWAIGDCAGSPQFTHIGFDDFRIVRDDFAGGHRVTTGRQVPSCMFTDPELARVGLSEKEASAQGIEYRLAKIPAAAALRTRTLSETRGFWKALIDTKSDRILGFTAFGVEAGEIMATVQIAMIAGLPYTGLRDAILTHPTLSEGLVALFSSVPAIKQ is encoded by the coding sequence ATGGATCGCATTGAAGAATCCGGTTCCGCTGTATCGTCCAGAGCTATAGAGGGAAAGCCTTCGACTCCGGAAGAGTATGACATCGTCGTTCTCGGGAGTGGGGAAGGATCGAAATATCTCGCATGGACAGAGGCGAAGCAGGGCAAGCGAGTTGCGGTGATTGAGGGTCGCTATATTGGCGGATCCTGCCCTAACATTGCCTGTCTGCCGAGCAAGAATATTATTCATAGCGCCAAGGTTGCGTCTTACTTTCAAAGAAGCGAAGAGTTTGGCATCAGCAAGGAAAATGTCAGGATCGATATGTCCGTGGTGCGTGACCGCAAGCGGCGGATGGTCGATGGGCTGGTGCAGATGCATCTGGATAACTTCAAAGCGAGCGGCGCTGAACTGGTGATTGGATGGGGGCGATTTATTGCTCCGCGCACGATTGAGGTCGCGCTTGGGGATGGTGGAACCCGGGTGCTTCGCGGAAGCAAGGTGGTTATCGGCACGGGGACTCACGCGACGGTGGAACCGATTCCCGGTCTTCGCGAGGCTGGTCCGCTTACACATATCGAAGCGCTTGAGCTGGACTATCTTCCGAAGCATCTTCTTGTGCTTGGCGGCGGCTATGTCGGGCTGGAACTGGCACAGGCGATGCGCCGATTTGGCAGCCGCGTGACGATCATCGATCGCAATGAGCGGCTGGTACATCGAGAAGATGAGGACGTTATTGCGGGCTTGCATAGTCTTTTTGAGAGTGAAGAGATTGAGCTCGTATTGGGTGCCAAGGTGCAGCGTGTCGAGGGCAAGTCCGGGGTATCTGTGAAGCTTCATGTTTTGCGCGATGGAGTGGAAACGATTCTTGAAGGCACGGATCTGCTGGTTGCGACGGGACGCACTCCGAACACGGCAAACATCGGGCTGGAGTTAGCCGGAGTGGCATTGACGGAGCGTGGGTATATCCAAGTCAGTGAGCGGCTGGAGACGACAGCGCAGGATACGTGGGCTATCGGAGATTGTGCGGGCAGTCCGCAGTTTACGCATATCGGGTTTGATGATTTTCGGATTGTTCGAGATGACTTTGCGGGCGGCCATCGAGTAACGACGGGCAGGCAGGTGCCTTCGTGCATGTTTACCGATCCTGAATTGGCGCGTGTCGGTCTGAGTGAAAAAGAGGCGAGTGCGCAAGGGATTGAATATCGACTGGCCAAGATCCCTGCTGCGGCGGCTCTGCGGACGCGGACGCTATCTGAGACGCGCGGTTTTTGGAAGGCGCTGATCGATACGAAGAGCGATCGCATTCTTGGGTTCACGGCGTTTGGAGTGGAGGCGGGCGAGATTATGGCGACCGTCCAGATAGCGATGATTGCGGGACTGCCTTATACGGGGTTGCGGGATGCGATCCTGACGCATCCAACTTTGTCGGAGGGGCTGGTTGCGTTGTTTTCTTCTGTGCCTGCAATCAAGCAATAA
- a CDS encoding protoglobin domain-containing protein — protein MEKVAGDIHGYTFGTTEVAASPVSLQELENLKITVGFTEEDQRSLLLAGEVLGDQTRQIVEHWRSGIIAGIPNLARHSRTPEGEANPEYLAKSNLRFQQWILDTCLRPYDQDWLNYQQEIALRHTSLKKNQTDGVRSTPYVPLHDILGFIAVINETIKPYLAAKNHSAEDVDRMHRAWCKSMQLQMALWTKPYADSRMAPNEW, from the coding sequence ATGGAAAAAGTTGCTGGAGATATTCATGGGTACACCTTTGGAACAACCGAGGTTGCCGCGTCGCCGGTGTCGTTGCAGGAGTTAGAAAATCTGAAGATCACCGTGGGGTTTACGGAGGAAGATCAGCGTTCTCTTCTGCTGGCGGGTGAGGTGCTTGGCGATCAGACCAGGCAGATTGTGGAACATTGGCGTAGCGGAATTATTGCAGGCATTCCGAACCTGGCCAGGCATTCTCGCACTCCGGAGGGAGAGGCGAATCCGGAGTATCTGGCGAAGAGCAATCTTCGTTTTCAGCAATGGATTCTCGATACGTGCCTGCGGCCATATGACCAGGATTGGCTTAATTATCAGCAGGAAATTGCTTTGCGGCACACCAGCTTAAAGAAGAATCAGACGGATGGCGTGCGGTCGACGCCTTATGTGCCGTTGCATGACATTCTCGGGTTCATTGCAGTCATCAACGAGACGATCAAACCTTATCTGGCAGCAAAGAATCATTCGGCTGAAGATGTGGATAGAATGCACCGGGCATGGTGTAAATCAATGCAACTGCAGATGGCGCTTTGGACAAAGCCATACGCGGATTCCCGAATGGCGCCGAACGAGTGGTAA